The Bradyrhizobium ottawaense genome window below encodes:
- a CDS encoding acetyl-CoA C-acyltransferase — protein MTTEAVIVSTARTAVGKAYRGALNNTDGPTMAGHVMAEAVKRAGITPGEVEDVVMGCAMQQGTMVMNVARKGAIRAGLPVTVAGTTIDRQCASGLQAIAVAARSVMLDGVEVAIGGGIESISLVQNEHMNKFHAVDDELMAMKPEMYMSMLDTAEVVAERYTIGRDKQDEYSLECQRRVGAALQAGRFSDEIVPFTTMMALVNKDTKEVTYEPVTLTKDEGPRPETTAEGLAKIKPVFEGKTISAGNASQLSDGASACVITSGKFAASKGLKPLGIFRGFVAAGVEPDEMGVGPVAAIPRLLKRHGLRIDDIDLWELNEAYAVQVIHCRDKLGIDPDKLNVNGGSIAIGHPYGMTGSRLTGHLLIEGRRRKAKYGVVTMCIGGGMGAAGLFEIIH, from the coding sequence ATGACGACTGAAGCAGTCATCGTTTCCACCGCACGCACGGCCGTCGGCAAGGCCTATCGTGGCGCGCTCAACAACACGGACGGCCCGACCATGGCGGGGCATGTGATGGCCGAAGCCGTGAAGCGCGCCGGCATCACGCCGGGCGAGGTGGAAGACGTGGTGATGGGCTGCGCGATGCAGCAAGGCACCATGGTGATGAACGTGGCGCGCAAGGGCGCGATCCGCGCTGGCCTGCCCGTGACGGTGGCCGGCACCACGATCGACCGGCAATGCGCGTCCGGCCTGCAGGCCATCGCCGTTGCCGCGCGCTCGGTGATGCTGGACGGGGTCGAGGTCGCCATCGGCGGCGGGATCGAGTCGATCAGCCTCGTGCAGAACGAGCACATGAACAAATTCCACGCCGTTGACGACGAGCTGATGGCGATGAAGCCCGAAATGTACATGTCGATGCTCGATACGGCGGAGGTCGTCGCCGAGCGGTACACGATCGGCCGCGACAAGCAGGACGAGTACAGCCTCGAATGCCAGCGCCGCGTCGGCGCCGCTCTGCAGGCCGGCCGCTTCAGCGATGAAATCGTGCCGTTCACGACCATGATGGCGCTCGTCAACAAGGACACCAAGGAGGTCACCTACGAACCGGTGACGCTCACGAAAGACGAGGGCCCGCGTCCGGAAACCACGGCCGAGGGCCTCGCCAAGATCAAGCCGGTGTTCGAGGGCAAGACCATCAGCGCGGGCAATGCCAGCCAGCTCTCGGACGGTGCTTCGGCCTGTGTGATCACGAGCGGCAAGTTTGCAGCCAGCAAGGGGTTGAAGCCGCTCGGTATCTTCCGCGGCTTCGTCGCCGCCGGGGTCGAGCCGGACGAGATGGGCGTCGGCCCGGTCGCTGCGATCCCGCGCCTGCTCAAGCGCCACGGTTTGAGGATCGACGACATCGATCTCTGGGAGCTCAACGAGGCGTATGCGGTGCAGGTAATCCATTGCCGCGACAAGCTCGGCATCGATCCGGACAAGCTCAACGTCAACGGCGGCTCGATCGCGATCGGCCACCCCTATGGCATGACCGGCTCGCGGCTCACCGGCCACCTCCTGATCGAGGGACGGCGGCGCAAGGCGAAATACGGCGTGGTGACCATGTGCATCGGTGGTGGCATGGGCGCCGCGGGCTTGTTTGAAATCATCCACTGA
- a CDS encoding acyl-CoA dehydrogenase family protein, whose protein sequence is MDIQFTEEQELLRSSVQRLLRDQYDFEARRKIVASEEGFSRTRWRAFAELGLLAAPFSEDAGGLGGGPLSTMIVMQEFGRHLVVEPFVETVVLAGGLIEQLGTSEQKQAFIPGIIDGSRIWALAWTERASRFDFANIATKVRREGDDYVLSGEKTMVMAAPWADHLIVSARTAGDNRDRGGVSLFVVDRHAAGVNLQSFKTIDGRRAAEISLREVRGQLLGAEGEGVAALETCRDRAIGALCAEVVGAIGELNAATLDYSKTRKQFGTAIGSFQVLQHRMVDMFIAHQEALSLMQHLNLSLDAGDSGLSRLASGAKSKIGYAGKFVADQAVQLHGGMGMTDELNVGHYFKRISSINIQFGDPAFHVLRYAQLDAAA, encoded by the coding sequence ATGGATATTCAGTTCACGGAAGAGCAGGAATTACTGCGATCCAGCGTTCAGCGCCTTCTGCGCGACCAGTATGATTTCGAGGCGCGGCGCAAGATCGTGGCGAGCGAGGAGGGGTTCAGCCGGACGCGGTGGAGGGCCTTCGCCGAGCTCGGCCTGCTCGCGGCACCGTTTTCCGAGGATGCCGGCGGCCTCGGCGGCGGTCCGTTGTCGACCATGATCGTCATGCAGGAGTTCGGCCGTCACCTCGTCGTCGAGCCTTTCGTCGAAACGGTGGTGCTTGCTGGCGGCCTGATCGAGCAGCTTGGTACGTCCGAGCAGAAGCAGGCATTCATCCCAGGCATCATCGACGGTTCCAGGATCTGGGCGCTGGCCTGGACCGAGAGGGCCTCCCGGTTCGATTTCGCCAATATCGCGACCAAGGTGCGGCGTGAGGGAGACGACTACGTTCTGAGCGGCGAGAAGACCATGGTGATGGCAGCACCGTGGGCGGATCATCTGATCGTTTCGGCGCGGACCGCCGGCGACAATCGCGACCGCGGCGGCGTCAGCCTGTTCGTGGTCGACCGCCATGCCGCGGGCGTCAATCTCCAGAGCTTCAAGACGATCGACGGACGCCGCGCGGCCGAGATCAGCTTGCGCGAGGTCCGCGGGCAATTGCTGGGAGCAGAAGGCGAGGGCGTTGCCGCGCTGGAAACCTGTCGTGACCGCGCGATCGGCGCGCTCTGCGCCGAGGTCGTCGGCGCGATCGGCGAGCTGAATGCCGCAACGCTGGACTATTCAAAGACCCGAAAGCAGTTCGGCACCGCCATCGGCTCCTTTCAGGTGTTGCAGCATCGCATGGTCGACATGTTCATTGCCCATCAGGAGGCGCTCTCCCTGATGCAGCATCTCAATCTCAGCCTCGACGCCGGTGATTCAGGCCTGTCGCGGCTCGCCTCCGGGGCCAAGTCAAAGATTGGCTATGCCGGGAAGTTCGTAGCCGACCAGGCGGTGCAGCTTCACGGCGGCATGGGAATGACCGACGAGCTGAACGTCGGACACTATTTCAAGCGAATCTCCTCCATCAACATCCAGTTCGGCGATCCCGCGTTCCACGTGCTGCGCTACGCGCAGCTGGATGCGGCCGCGTAA
- a CDS encoding iron-containing alcohol dehydrogenase — protein MRRTGAHNFPAIDRVIYGKPAAEAINEEAERLKATRVFLIVSRTLNTQTDEIEKIRHTLGDKHAATFDGIAQHTTRKQAAEVALHAKEAHADLVVAVGGGSAVDLAKIVIMAMEHDIRDEAGFDPFPMGPGVSHSPFRTPAVRQIAVPSTLNGGEYNAAALVTDERNKLKQIFFHPHMMPVAVILDPALTLHTPSNLWMGSGTRSMDHGIEALCSPAGTPLADEVVLAGIRTLRDGMLRTLQQPDDFEARRLSQYGSWLASFGLQARVPMGASHGIGHVLGGTFGVPHYYCTPVIMPSLLRYNKPFTDDAQKRLAAALGAPGGDAADAFAEFVRQLGLPGRLAEVGIGEDKFGKISEIAINHRFVKANPRPFNDQAEIVDLLRMAA, from the coding sequence ATGCGCAGGACTGGTGCACACAATTTTCCGGCAATTGATCGCGTGATCTATGGCAAACCGGCGGCTGAGGCCATCAACGAAGAAGCGGAACGACTGAAGGCAACGCGCGTCTTCCTTATCGTCAGCCGCACCTTGAACACCCAGACCGACGAGATTGAGAAAATCCGGCACACGCTGGGCGACAAACATGCTGCGACCTTCGACGGAATTGCACAGCACACCACGCGCAAGCAAGCTGCCGAAGTTGCGCTCCACGCCAAGGAAGCACACGCCGATCTCGTCGTGGCCGTCGGCGGCGGTTCTGCCGTTGACCTCGCCAAGATCGTCATCATGGCGATGGAGCACGATATCCGCGATGAAGCCGGCTTCGATCCGTTCCCCATGGGCCCGGGCGTGAGCCATTCCCCGTTCCGCACGCCTGCAGTCCGACAGATCGCCGTGCCGTCAACGCTGAACGGCGGCGAATACAATGCCGCAGCGCTTGTCACCGATGAGCGCAACAAGCTGAAGCAAATATTCTTTCACCCCCACATGATGCCGGTGGCAGTCATCCTCGACCCTGCCCTCACGCTTCATACGCCTTCGAACCTCTGGATGGGATCTGGCACTCGCTCCATGGATCACGGCATCGAAGCATTGTGCTCGCCAGCTGGCACCCCCCTTGCTGACGAAGTGGTTCTGGCGGGTATCCGCACGCTGCGCGATGGAATGCTCCGGACCCTGCAACAACCTGACGATTTCGAGGCGCGCCGCTTGTCTCAATACGGCTCATGGCTTGCGTCCTTTGGACTGCAGGCACGCGTTCCCATGGGCGCAAGCCACGGCATCGGCCACGTGCTTGGTGGGACTTTCGGGGTTCCTCACTATTATTGCACGCCCGTCATCATGCCGAGCCTTCTTCGCTATAACAAGCCGTTCACCGATGACGCGCAGAAGCGTTTGGCGGCAGCTTTGGGTGCTCCCGGTGGGGACGCGGCAGACGCCTTTGCGGAGTTCGTCAGGCAACTTGGACTACCGGGCCGCCTCGCTGAGGTCGGCATCGGCGAAGACAAGTTCGGCAAGATCAGCGAAATCGCGATCAACCATCGCTTCGTCAAAGCCAATCCGCGCCCCTTCAACGACCAAGCCGAAATCGTCGATCTGCTGCGAATGGCCGCGTAG
- a CDS encoding c-type cytochrome codes for MTLPFCAGGAAALWAILAVSSVHADMAGHGGSVRALAISPDGDGLLSGSFDSAAIRWSLKAETAEEVLRYHADAVNAVAFLNDGRMITAGADARIAVWTAGRRQPDRVFEGHVGPIVALAVSPDGALLASASWDRTVRLWSLSDGVSRVLEGHSQNVNGVAFTPDGRSLVSAGYDLTLRIWRLSGGQPEVVTLPAPLNAVAVAPDGEIVTGAVDGMLRMLTTDGKVSGEISAGPTPVVAVTMSADGKLIAAAGIGGTVAIIDRKSRSLLRTLVGPGLPVWSVAFLPDRETLMTGGADGKIRRWNARTGDPVGSSRMGSPADPLAAYAGDHGADVFRACVACHTLSDKEVQRAGPTLAGLFGRKIASLPGYRFSDALKTMDIVWTPETVAKLFEVGPNAYTPGTKMPEQRIGSPEDRRALTDFLGRVTSR; via the coding sequence ATGACACTACCTTTCTGCGCGGGCGGCGCCGCAGCCTTGTGGGCCATCTTGGCCGTATCATCCGTGCACGCCGACATGGCGGGACACGGCGGCTCCGTGCGGGCTCTTGCTATTTCCCCCGATGGGGACGGCCTCTTGTCCGGCAGCTTCGACTCAGCCGCCATTCGCTGGTCGCTAAAGGCGGAGACAGCGGAGGAGGTGCTGCGGTATCATGCTGATGCGGTCAATGCCGTCGCCTTTCTGAACGACGGCCGCATGATCACGGCGGGTGCCGATGCACGAATTGCGGTCTGGACGGCGGGCCGGCGGCAGCCGGACCGGGTGTTCGAGGGACACGTCGGTCCAATCGTCGCACTCGCGGTCTCCCCCGACGGCGCACTGCTCGCATCGGCTTCATGGGATCGGACGGTGCGGCTCTGGTCGCTGTCGGACGGCGTGTCGCGCGTGCTCGAAGGGCATTCGCAGAACGTCAACGGCGTCGCCTTCACGCCGGACGGCAGGTCGCTCGTCAGCGCCGGCTATGACCTTACGTTGCGCATCTGGCGGTTGTCGGGCGGCCAGCCTGAAGTCGTGACGTTGCCGGCTCCGCTCAACGCAGTAGCCGTGGCGCCGGACGGTGAAATCGTCACAGGCGCGGTCGACGGCATGCTGCGGATGCTGACCACGGACGGCAAGGTCAGCGGCGAGATATCGGCCGGCCCAACACCAGTGGTGGCCGTGACCATGTCGGCCGACGGCAAGCTGATTGCCGCTGCCGGCATCGGCGGCACAGTTGCGATCATCGATCGCAAGTCGCGCAGCCTGCTACGCACGCTGGTCGGGCCCGGGCTGCCGGTGTGGTCGGTTGCCTTCCTTCCGGATCGCGAGACGCTGATGACGGGGGGCGCGGACGGCAAGATCAGGCGGTGGAATGCACGCACCGGCGATCCCGTCGGCTCGAGTCGGATGGGCTCTCCGGCCGATCCGCTCGCTGCCTATGCCGGCGATCATGGCGCCGACGTATTCCGGGCGTGCGTTGCCTGTCACACGCTGTCGGACAAGGAGGTCCAGCGCGCAGGCCCGACGCTTGCCGGATTGTTTGGCCGTAAGATCGCATCGCTGCCGGGTTACCGCTTCTCGGATGCCCTGAAGACGATGGACATCGTCTGGACGCCGGAGACGGTTGCAAAGCTGTTCGAGGTTGGACCGAATGCCTACACCCCCGGTACCAAGATGCCCGAGCAGCGCATCGGCTCGCCCGAGGATCGCCGCGCGCTCACCGATTTCCTTGGCCGCGTGACGTCGCGATAG
- a CDS encoding DUF6505 family protein — MKLLRTIALDPSDTFVFDVAAEPGEWAVSGVFRFWDCDPAKLEGKARAAFRGGFLGVQSWGWSTLAQIVPATEDDYRNLVDLLAGQLVDRFGAPDMATAKSAAEEEVAFSQSLCSHPISSLVAVHRAVSDGEVRESFRRLQLREGQGHGKAFSFMEMEDDIEPDGNLKLVDLGRRPTAR; from the coding sequence GTGAAGCTCCTGCGTACCATCGCGCTCGATCCCTCCGACACATTCGTGTTTGACGTGGCGGCAGAGCCGGGCGAATGGGCCGTCTCCGGCGTTTTCCGCTTTTGGGATTGCGATCCTGCGAAGCTCGAGGGCAAGGCGCGCGCGGCCTTCCGCGGCGGTTTCCTCGGGGTGCAGTCCTGGGGCTGGTCGACGCTGGCGCAGATCGTTCCGGCCACCGAGGACGATTACCGCAACCTGGTCGATCTCCTTGCCGGGCAACTGGTCGATCGTTTCGGCGCGCCGGATATGGCGACAGCGAAGAGCGCCGCAGAAGAGGAGGTGGCGTTTTCGCAGTCGCTCTGCAGCCATCCGATCAGCTCCCTTGTTGCGGTGCACCGGGCCGTAAGCGACGGCGAGGTCCGCGAGTCCTTCCGCCGACTGCAACTGCGCGAAGGGCAGGGGCACGGCAAGGCGTTCTCGTTCATGGAAATGGAGGACGACATCGAGCCTGACGGCAATCTCAAGCTTGTGGATCTGGGCCGGAGGCCAACTGCCAGATGA
- a CDS encoding NAD(P)H-dependent flavin oxidoreductase yields the protein MKTAITELFGIEHPIIQGGMHYVGFAEMAAAVSNAGGLGLITGLTQRTPELLAKEIARCRDMTDKPFGVNLTFLPTFSAPPYPEYIAAIREGGVRIVETAGRSPEQYMPALKAGGIKVIHKCTSVRHSLKAEQIGCDAVSVDGFECGGHPGEDDMPNMILLPRAAEELKIPFVASGGMADARSLVAALAMGAAGMNMGTRFIATKEAPVHENVKKALVAASELDTRLVMRALRNTERVLNNKGVEHLLEVEREKGKSLKIDDIHDQVAGVYPRVMIDGDMDAGAWSCGMVVGLIHDIPTVKELIDRIMADAERLIRGRLTGFLDADSGANLKVA from the coding sequence GTGAAGACAGCGATCACTGAACTGTTCGGTATCGAACATCCGATCATCCAGGGCGGAATGCACTATGTCGGCTTCGCCGAAATGGCAGCCGCGGTATCCAACGCCGGCGGGCTCGGCTTGATCACCGGCCTCACCCAGCGGACGCCGGAGCTGCTTGCCAAGGAGATCGCGCGCTGCCGGGACATGACGGACAAGCCGTTCGGCGTGAACTTGACCTTCCTGCCGACCTTCAGCGCCCCGCCTTATCCGGAGTATATCGCTGCCATCAGGGAGGGCGGCGTCAGGATCGTCGAGACGGCCGGACGTAGCCCTGAACAATACATGCCGGCCCTGAAGGCGGGCGGCATCAAGGTGATCCACAAATGCACCTCGGTCCGGCATTCGTTGAAGGCCGAACAGATCGGCTGCGATGCCGTCAGCGTCGACGGCTTCGAGTGCGGCGGCCATCCGGGCGAGGATGACATGCCCAACATGATCCTGCTGCCGCGTGCGGCCGAAGAACTGAAGATCCCGTTCGTGGCATCCGGCGGCATGGCCGACGCGCGCAGCCTGGTTGCGGCGCTTGCGATGGGAGCGGCGGGAATGAACATGGGTACGCGGTTCATCGCCACCAAGGAAGCGCCGGTGCACGAGAACGTCAAGAAGGCGCTGGTCGCGGCGTCCGAGCTCGACACCAGGCTCGTTATGCGCGCGCTCCGCAACACCGAGCGGGTCCTGAACAACAAGGGCGTCGAGCATCTGCTCGAGGTCGAGCGCGAGAAGGGCAAGAGCCTCAAGATCGACGACATCCATGATCAGGTAGCGGGCGTCTATCCCAGGGTGATGATCGACGGTGACATGGACGCGGGCGCCTGGAGCTGCGGCATGGTCGTCGGACTCATTCACGATATTCCGACCGTGAAGGAGTTGATCGACCGCATCATGGCGGACGCCGAGCGATTGATCAGGGGCAGGCTGACGGGATTCCTTGATGCCGACAGTGGGGCCAATCTCAAGGTCGCGTGA
- a CDS encoding 4Fe-4S binding protein — translation MRLDMAAIRRGCPNSEIRGFRHLCGPELDHFRKAAAETGPLTVACTQQAAQFSDEAGERAKAISFVNIRETAGWSHEGARAGAKMVALLAAASIPAPDYPLVTLSSDGVILIYGRNEAAIEAGRLLADHLDVTVMLKQISDTVPQAATVFPIVRGTIRSAKGHFGAFELMIDDYARPRPSSRDRFVLDASRDGVTSHCDIVLDLSGGMPLFPAHDLRDGYLRADPNDPAAVLRAVLTARDLVGSFDKPKYVDVTPGLCAHSRSKRTGCHRCLDLCPTGAITPAGDHVAVDPNICAGCGQCAAACPTGAASYTLPPADTQLQRLRAMLLAYHAAGGANAVLLFHDGSHGTPLIEALARHGDGLPANVLPFVVNELTQVGLEAIVGAFAYGVTAVRYLLRAKPRHDVTGLSQTIGMADAILGGLGFDGQRVATIETDDPDALGSHLTGIGPLAAVATPATFRTVGKRRDLLRFGLSELHRLAPKPVDVIALPQGAPVGAISVDTDGCTLCLSCVSACPTGALRDDPERPVLKFIEDACVQCGLCQTTCPEKVITLKPQIDFRAARAPAAVIKEEEPALCVRCGTAFGVKSTIDRIAAKLEGRHWMYPAGDKRIEALKMCADCRVIVMSEQQFNPFKGIPERTPPRTTDDYLRQREGKD, via the coding sequence ATGCGTCTCGACATGGCCGCGATCCGGCGCGGATGTCCGAACAGCGAGATCAGAGGCTTTCGCCATCTCTGCGGGCCCGAACTCGATCATTTTCGCAAGGCAGCCGCGGAGACTGGCCCGCTGACGGTCGCCTGCACGCAGCAGGCCGCGCAGTTTTCGGACGAGGCCGGCGAACGGGCCAAGGCGATCAGCTTTGTCAATATCCGTGAGACGGCCGGCTGGTCACACGAAGGGGCGCGCGCCGGCGCGAAAATGGTCGCCCTGTTGGCGGCCGCCTCCATCCCGGCGCCCGACTATCCGCTGGTCACCCTGTCGAGCGACGGCGTGATCCTGATCTATGGGCGCAACGAAGCTGCGATCGAGGCCGGCCGGCTGCTTGCGGATCACCTCGACGTCACGGTCATGCTGAAGCAGATCAGTGACACCGTGCCGCAGGCGGCAACGGTCTTCCCGATCGTGAGGGGCACCATCCGCTCTGCAAAAGGACACTTTGGCGCCTTCGAGCTCATGATCGACGACTATGCCAGGCCCCGCCCCTCCTCGCGCGATCGCTTCGTGCTTGACGCTTCCCGAGACGGAGTGACGTCGCACTGCGATATCGTGCTGGACCTTTCGGGCGGGATGCCGCTGTTTCCCGCACACGACCTGCGCGACGGGTATCTCCGCGCCGACCCGAACGATCCCGCCGCGGTGCTGCGCGCCGTCTTGACCGCACGCGACCTCGTCGGCAGCTTCGACAAGCCGAAATATGTCGACGTTACGCCCGGTCTTTGCGCCCATTCGCGCTCGAAGCGCACGGGGTGCCATCGCTGCCTCGATCTCTGCCCGACCGGCGCAATCACGCCCGCCGGCGATCATGTCGCTGTTGATCCGAACATCTGCGCGGGCTGCGGGCAATGCGCCGCCGCCTGCCCGACTGGCGCTGCATCTTACACGTTACCGCCCGCCGATACGCAGCTTCAAAGACTTCGCGCCATGCTGCTCGCCTACCACGCGGCCGGCGGCGCCAACGCGGTGCTGCTGTTCCATGACGGCTCGCACGGCACACCGTTGATCGAAGCTCTGGCACGACATGGCGACGGTCTTCCCGCGAACGTGCTTCCCTTTGTCGTCAACGAACTCACGCAGGTCGGGTTGGAAGCGATCGTCGGCGCATTCGCTTATGGTGTAACAGCCGTGCGCTATCTGCTGCGCGCAAAGCCGCGCCACGATGTGACCGGACTATCGCAGACGATCGGCATGGCCGATGCGATCCTTGGCGGTCTCGGCTTTGATGGCCAGCGCGTCGCCACGATCGAGACCGACGACCCTGACGCGCTCGGCAGCCATCTGACCGGCATCGGCCCGCTTGCGGCGGTCGCAACACCGGCGACCTTCAGAACCGTCGGCAAGCGGCGCGACCTCCTGCGCTTCGGCCTCAGCGAGCTGCATCGTCTTGCGCCAAAGCCGGTGGACGTGATTGCGCTGCCGCAGGGCGCTCCAGTCGGCGCGATCAGCGTCGACACGGACGGGTGCACGCTGTGTCTCTCGTGTGTCTCCGCCTGCCCGACCGGCGCGCTGCGCGACGATCCCGAGCGGCCGGTGCTGAAATTCATCGAGGACGCCTGCGTGCAATGCGGCCTGTGCCAGACCACCTGTCCGGAAAAGGTCATCACGCTCAAGCCGCAGATCGATTTCCGCGCCGCCCGCGCTCCCGCCGCGGTCATCAAGGAAGAGGAGCCCGCGCTCTGTGTCCGCTGCGGCACGGCGTTCGGGGTGAAGAGCACGATCGACCGGATCGCCGCCAAGCTCGAGGGGCGGCACTGGATGTATCCCGCCGGCGACAAACGGATCGAGGCGCTCAAGATGTGCGCCGACTGCCGCGTCATCGTCATGAGCGAGCAGCAGTTCAATCCGTTCAAGGGCATTCCCGAACGCACGCCGCCGCGAACGACGGACGACTACCTACGTCAGCGCGAGGGCAAGGACTAG
- a CDS encoding TetR/AcrR family transcriptional regulator: MRYPKDHGQHTRRRIVESASRGLRQAGADGLSVADLMKLANLTHGSFYAYFKSRDALVVEGLALAMDRTIVHWLSLTQGLPAGKGFDALVESYLGPLHRDDPGRGCALPALAADIGRSGPEARRTLERGLSKMIDIIARLTSARPSSDVRQRAAGAIATMVGAVVLARAVDDKRLSDLLLEAGRQALGSPVASDCERTHSADN; this comes from the coding sequence ATGCGTTACCCGAAAGACCATGGGCAGCATACCCGCAGACGCATCGTCGAAAGCGCTTCCCGCGGTCTGCGCCAGGCCGGCGCCGATGGCCTGAGTGTGGCCGACCTGATGAAGCTCGCCAATCTGACGCATGGCAGCTTCTACGCCTACTTCAAATCGCGCGACGCGTTGGTCGTCGAAGGGCTCGCCCTGGCCATGGATCGAACGATCGTGCATTGGCTCAGCCTCACGCAGGGGCTGCCCGCCGGGAAGGGATTCGACGCACTTGTCGAGTCTTACCTGGGTCCTCTCCACCGTGACGATCCGGGGCGCGGTTGCGCGTTGCCGGCCTTGGCCGCCGACATCGGACGTTCAGGTCCGGAGGCGCGGCGCACCCTTGAACGGGGGCTCAGCAAGATGATCGATATCATCGCGCGGCTGACCTCGGCGAGGCCGTCATCGGATGTGAGACAGAGGGCCGCCGGGGCAATTGCGACCATGGTCGGTGCGGTCGTGCTGGCGCGTGCGGTCGACGACAAGCGTTTGTCCGACCTCCTGCTGGAGGCCGGACGGCAGGCTTTGGGCAGCCCGGTCGCGAGCGACTGCGAGAGAACGCATTCGGCCGACAATTGA
- a CDS encoding DUF6352 family protein, with amino-acid sequence MNDFWIACGHHLLDRDEGGGLRVTDEFLKAYFARPELMPPEDACQVERRLHRELLSDPRQPVSAGEIAGIADPDARENWQFVLAFRDLLLRHPTLEAAYLATVRAGANDLPPLFVNQLVHVILRNALDGCDDPFVLRAAELFFRAQRILPHEQALLLGDEEIVGGISPTPVLSLMSMLGATTDAVVDVLNAENVAAYWQRSDQFDMAFDLTADGLGPTALAQVMRRWLSHLLGLDVTIEPLRALQDAKLTWYVGLDADATRLGDRLWHGEDLDGPSAERVLALFRLTFVDSMLALDDVEDEPVYLILSMSADQKLRMKPQNLLTGLPVKRLEMVT; translated from the coding sequence ATGAACGATTTCTGGATTGCCTGCGGCCATCATCTGCTCGATCGCGACGAGGGCGGCGGGCTCCGCGTTACCGACGAATTCCTCAAGGCCTATTTTGCCCGTCCCGAACTGATGCCGCCGGAGGATGCGTGTCAGGTCGAACGCCGGCTGCACCGGGAATTGCTCTCCGATCCGCGCCAACCGGTCAGCGCCGGCGAAATCGCCGGTATTGCCGATCCCGACGCCCGGGAGAACTGGCAGTTCGTGCTGGCCTTTCGCGATCTCCTGTTGCGGCATCCGACGCTCGAAGCTGCTTATCTTGCAACGGTGCGCGCAGGCGCGAACGATCTGCCGCCGCTGTTCGTCAATCAGCTCGTGCACGTCATCCTGCGCAATGCGCTCGACGGTTGCGACGATCCGTTCGTGCTGCGCGCGGCCGAACTGTTCTTCCGGGCCCAGCGGATTCTGCCGCATGAGCAGGCCCTGCTGCTCGGCGACGAGGAGATTGTCGGCGGAATTAGCCCAACTCCGGTGCTATCGCTGATGTCGATGCTGGGCGCCACAACCGATGCGGTGGTCGATGTCTTGAACGCGGAGAATGTTGCTGCCTATTGGCAGCGCAGCGACCAGTTCGACATGGCCTTCGACCTCACGGCCGACGGCTTGGGGCCGACCGCCCTGGCGCAGGTGATGAGGCGCTGGCTCTCTCATCTGCTCGGTTTGGACGTCACGATCGAACCGCTGCGCGCACTGCAGGACGCAAAGCTCACCTGGTATGTCGGGCTCGATGCCGATGCCACAAGGCTCGGCGATCGTCTCTGGCACGGCGAGGACCTCGACGGGCCCAGCGCCGAGCGTGTGCTCGCGCTCTTCCGCCTCACCTTCGTCGATTCAATGCTCGCGCTCGACGATGTCGAGGACGAGCCGGT
- a CDS encoding biotin/lipoate--protein ligase family protein, which produces MEPIRLPPPFTLVRLRESGDAFAHACRIAPESGAGTLVYVGRFDLAEFAVVLEPREPLCSARRAFYAGMVALTDALRAYAPPSKPITIDWPDAVRVDGGLVGGGRLGWPRDADEDTPPPWLVFGAMIRTVAMDDDEPGVHPLASALDQEGFGEAGAEQLTESFARHLMLVIDGWQADGFDGVARDYVSRMPRERQTVRRIDDLGDLLTRRVGAGAIERGDLVQALATPSWLDPALGGPRL; this is translated from the coding sequence GTGGAACCGATCCGCCTGCCGCCGCCGTTCACCTTGGTGCGGCTGCGCGAGAGTGGCGATGCTTTTGCCCATGCATGCCGCATTGCACCGGAGAGTGGTGCGGGCACATTGGTCTATGTCGGCCGCTTCGATCTTGCTGAGTTTGCCGTGGTCCTTGAGCCCCGAGAGCCTCTGTGCAGCGCGCGTCGCGCGTTCTACGCCGGCATGGTCGCACTCACCGATGCGCTGCGCGCCTATGCGCCGCCGAGCAAGCCGATCACCATCGATTGGCCTGACGCGGTCAGGGTCGACGGGGGATTGGTCGGCGGCGGACGGTTGGGATGGCCACGCGACGCCGACGAAGACACACCGCCGCCATGGCTGGTGTTTGGCGCCATGATCCGGACGGTTGCCATGGACGACGACGAGCCGGGCGTTCACCCGCTTGCCTCGGCGCTCGACCAGGAAGGGTTTGGTGAGGCCGGCGCCGAGCAATTGACAGAGAGCTTTGCCCGGCACCTGATGCTGGTGATTGACGGCTGGCAGGCAGACGGTTTTGACGGTGTCGCGCGCGATTATGTCTCGCGTATGCCGCGCGAGCGACAGACCGTGCGGCGCATCGACGATCTCGGCGATCTGCTGACGCGCCGGGTTGGGGCGGGCGCGATCGAGCGTGGCGACCTCGTCCAGGCGCTTGCGACCCCATCCTGGCTCGATCCGGCACTCGGGGGGCCGCGGCTGTGA